One window from the genome of Nicotiana tomentosiformis chromosome 5, ASM39032v3, whole genome shotgun sequence encodes:
- the LOC138892950 gene encoding uncharacterized protein has protein sequence MEIAQRIEGYRQRGREHMQRDKRVRYSGEFRGFFQRLLYAMPESSYRPPAIQVSSSGYSGHQGQTSGQKITVPRGCFECGNFSHVQRFYPKLQGKAVQQGQQPMITAPAIRPPRGRGQAGRGHPRGGVQAGGGQPAAAQTGGGQPVGAPARFYAFPARPDVVASDAVITSIISVYGRDALVLFYPGYSYSYVSSLFAHFLGIPRESLGTPVYVSTLVGDSVIVNRIYQSCVVIFYGYKTRSDLLLLDMTDFEVILGMDWLSQYHAIFDCHAKTVTLAMPELPRLEWKGSSVSAFSRVLYFLKAPHMVEKGMPPDHEIDFCIDLAQGTQSISIPPYRMDPKELKEFKEQLEELLAKGLVRPSISP, from the exons atggagatagctcagaggattgagggttaccgtCAGAGAGGTAGAGAGCATATGCAGAGGGACAAGAGGGTCCGTTACTCTGGGGAGTTTAGAG GGTTCTTCCAGCGCTTACTTtatgccatgccagagagttcataccgcccaccagccattcaggtttcttccagtgggtattcaggccatcaaggTCAAACTTCAGGGCAGAAGATCActgtaccgagaggttgtttcgagtgtgggaaTTTCAGTCATGTGCAGAGATTCTACCCCAAGCttcagggcaaggcagtgcagcagggccagcagcccatgattacagcaccagctatcCGGCCGCCTAGAGGCAGAGGACAGGcaggtaggggccatcctagaggtggagtccAGGCAGGTGGAGGACAGCCAGCTGCAGCCCAGACAGGTGGGGGCCAGCCAGTCGGTGccccagctaggttctatgcttttccggctagaccagatgtagtggcctcagatgccgtgatcacaagtattatttctgtctatggTAGGGATGCTTTGGTATTATTTTATCCAGGGTATAgctattcatatgtttcatctctatttgctcactTTCTGggtattcctcgtgagtccttgggcactcctgtttatgtatccactcttgtgggtgattctgttattgtgaatcggatctaTCAGTCCTGTGTGGTCATATTCTATGGATACAAGACTAGATCGGATCTtctattgcttgatatgaccgactttgaggtcatcctaggcatggactggctatcccaATATCACGCCATctttgattgccatgccaagactgttaccttggcgatgccagagttgcctagattggagtggaagggttcgtctgtcagtgcatTTAGTCGGGTTCTCTATTTTCTGAAGGCTccacatatggtcgagaagg gcatgccaccagatcatgaaattgatttctgtattgacttagcTCAAGGTACCCagtctatatctatcccaccataccgtatggatccgaaagagttgaaggagtttaaggaacagcttgaggagttgctagcaaaggggctCGTCAGACCAAGTATATCTCCTTGA